From a region of the Lactuca sativa cultivar Salinas chromosome 4, Lsat_Salinas_v11, whole genome shotgun sequence genome:
- the LOC111892385 gene encoding uncharacterized protein LOC111892385, with product MKPVLGERYESPHQLKLCLTNYSISRGYPIRFKKCDSVRLVAVCASDPEKFEYPFVVKASWMSTERSFQIKKMIEQHTYVRNFRSVNLMDPTWIARQFLKEMIRKPNLKCKEMQAIIQSRFHCKVSWSKCYRAKCRAISLIDGKLSDHYAKGWDYGHELMRSNPGSTIQIVVIVNPDNTTTFHRMYTCSKAIKEGWKVGCRRVIGLDGSFLKGQCKGELLTTIVRDANNYLYPIA from the coding sequence ATGAAGCCAGTTCTTGGAGAGAGGTATGAATCACCACACCAACTGAAGCTTTGTTTGACAAATTACTCTATAAGCAGGGGTTATCCAATTAGGTTCAAGAAATGTGATAGTGTAAGGCTCGTGGCTGTATGTGCAAGTGACCCTGAGAAATTTGAATATCCCTTTGTTGTAAAGGCCTCGTGGATGAGCACTGAAAGATCATTCCAAATCAAAAAAATGATTGAGCAACATACATATGTTAGGAATTTCCGTAGTGTTAATCTTATGGATCCCACATGGATAGCTAGGCAGTTTCTGAAGGAGATGATTAGGAAACCAAATTTGAAATGTAAGGAAATGCAAGCTATTATTCAAAGCAGGTTCCATTGCAAGGTTTCATGGTCAAAATGTTATAGAGCAAAGTGTAGGGCAATTTCTTTAATAGATGGAAAGTTGAGTGATCACTATGCAAAAGGTTGGGATTATGGACATGAATTGATGAGGTCCAATCCAGGGAGTACAATTCAAATAGTTGTCATTGTAAACCCCGATAACACTACTACTTTCCATAGAATGTATACATGTTCTAAGGCTATCAAAGAAGGATGGAAAGTTGGTTGTCGAAGAGTTATAGGGCTTGATGGGAGTTTTTTGAAAGGACAATGTAAAGGTGAGCTGCTAACTACCATAGTGAGGGATGCAAATAACTATTTGTATCCCATTGCTTAG